A genome region from Candidatus Bathyarchaeota archaeon includes the following:
- a CDS encoding 50S ribosomal protein L38e, which translates to MPKEVKDIDEFVELSERAEYCAVKRLKDCVKLKLRTRKYLYTLKVDPLKAEEVIKKMRCEIIEV; encoded by the coding sequence ATGCCTAAAGAAGTGAAGGATATAGACGAATTCGTTGAGCTTTCCGAAAGAGCTGAATACTGCGCAGTTAAACGTCTCAAAGACTGTGTAAAACTGAAACTCAGAACGCGAAAGTACCTTTACACTTTGAAGGTTGACCCGTTAAAGGCTGAAGAAGTAATTAAAAAGATGAGATGCGAAATAATAGAAGTTTAG
- a CDS encoding archaemetzincin family Zn-dependent metalloprotease — protein sequence MKVGILRIGQVENQALSHVKENLPKIFPKTECEIIPKTIPIPEKSYNSMRRQYHSSIILTEVKKLSEKTTYNRVLGITEADLYVPQLNFVFGQAECPGKAALISLFRLKPEFYGQTPDMKLFLERTLKEAVHELGHTLGLSHCKNPHCVMFFSNSILDTDRKGATFCKECQKIIERKIRG from the coding sequence TTGAAGGTTGGAATATTAAGAATAGGGCAAGTTGAAAATCAAGCTTTAAGTCATGTTAAAGAAAACCTTCCCAAAATTTTCCCAAAAACAGAATGCGAAATAATTCCCAAAACAATTCCCATCCCGGAAAAATCCTACAACAGCATGAGAAGACAGTATCATTCAAGCATAATTTTAACTGAAGTCAAAAAGTTATCGGAGAAAACGACCTATAACCGCGTTTTAGGAATAACAGAAGCAGACCTTTATGTTCCTCAGCTAAATTTTGTCTTCGGCCAGGCAGAATGCCCAGGAAAAGCTGCGTTAATATCCCTCTTCCGACTGAAACCAGAATTTTATGGACAAACACCAGATATGAAGCTATTCCTAGAAAGAACATTAAAAGAGGCTGTCCACGAACTTGGTCACACACTGGGACTGAGCCACTGCAAAAACCCACATTGCGTAATGTTCTTCTCAAACTCTATACTAGATACTGACAGGAAAGGGGCAACTTTCTGTAAAGAATGCCAAAAGATAATTGAAAGAAAGATTAGAGGTTGA
- a CDS encoding MBL fold metallo-hydrolase — MKTIPLKIGFLGATNEVGRAAIAVKTAKAQVLLDYGVMINHEPGFPMHVPPKEVDAIILTHCHLDHSGAIPIYHIHEKKPVYGTKLTFELTQVLIEDFIHLSGYYLPYEYLELKTMLRSCRNLKYRKEREIGDIKFQLLNAGHVPGSAQILLEVKDKRILYTSDFNPRKTRLLDGADQNYGELDVVIIESTYADEDHPDRAQMEKEFVNAVTEVVERGGTALVPAFSVGRAQEILCILAAHHFEYSVTLDGMAREVCRIMMNNTKFLRDPRLFLDAVHMANWVEGWKDRRKATKKPGVIVSPAGMLKGGPAAFYIQKVGKKSHNAVFLVSYQIPGTPGRELLEKGMCVIDGKVQKVKAEVRHFDFSSHAGASELKETIKKLEGNPKVFVVHGAEGNCEMFANWIRENIGLEASAPEAGETLKI; from the coding sequence GTGAAAACGATACCGTTAAAAATCGGTTTCCTCGGTGCGACAAATGAGGTTGGAAGGGCAGCCATAGCGGTGAAAACTGCTAAGGCACAGGTCTTGCTAGATTACGGAGTGATGATTAACCATGAACCAGGTTTCCCCATGCATGTACCACCAAAAGAAGTTGATGCAATAATTCTAACTCATTGTCACCTAGACCATTCAGGGGCAATTCCGATATACCATATACATGAGAAAAAGCCAGTTTACGGAACAAAACTCACATTTGAGCTAACCCAAGTCCTAATTGAAGACTTTATCCACCTTAGCGGCTACTATCTGCCCTATGAGTATCTAGAGCTAAAAACCATGCTGAGAAGCTGCAGAAACCTCAAGTATAGAAAGGAAAGGGAAATCGGAGATATAAAATTTCAACTGTTAAATGCTGGACATGTTCCCGGAAGCGCCCAAATTCTTTTAGAAGTCAAAGACAAACGCATCCTCTACACAAGCGATTTTAACCCACGTAAAACAAGACTTTTAGACGGAGCAGACCAAAACTACGGAGAATTAGACGTAGTAATAATTGAAAGCACCTACGCTGATGAGGACCATCCAGACCGAGCTCAGATGGAAAAGGAATTTGTAAACGCCGTCACTGAGGTCGTTGAAAGAGGTGGAACAGCACTCGTTCCAGCCTTTAGTGTTGGACGGGCTCAAGAAATTCTATGCATATTGGCAGCCCACCATTTTGAATATTCAGTCACACTAGACGGGATGGCAAGGGAAGTATGCAGAATAATGATGAATAACACAAAGTTTCTAAGAGACCCAAGGCTATTTTTAGACGCCGTTCACATGGCCAACTGGGTTGAAGGCTGGAAGGACAGAAGAAAAGCCACAAAAAAGCCGGGGGTAATAGTTTCTCCAGCTGGAATGCTTAAAGGAGGCCCCGCAGCGTTCTACATTCAAAAAGTCGGCAAAAAATCCCACAATGCAGTCTTCTTAGTAAGCTACCAGATACCGGGAACCCCGGGCAGGGAACTTCTCGAAAAGGGAATGTGCGTTATAGATGGAAAAGTTCAGAAAGTAAAAGCCGAAGTTCGACACTTCGATTTTTCATCCCATGCTGGAGCATCCGAACTAAAAGAAACCATCAAAAAACTTGAAGGAAACCCCAAGGTTTTCGTGGTGCATGGAGCTGAGGGAAATTGCGAAATGTTTGCAAACTGGATACGTGAAAATATTGGATTAGAAGCTTCAGCTCCAGAAGCCGGAGAAACCCTGAAAATTTAA
- a CDS encoding PHP domain-containing protein codes for MIRIDLHVHTVYSGDSTINPKLLVELLNANSTVRAVAVTDHDTLEGYRRVKKLAKAYGELLIIPGIEVSTVEGHLIVLGVEEKPPYPLRAESLVDFAREREALLIVPHPYRVCGLGDFAKNLDVDAVEVLNFRASRFENELAKRLAQEMNLPGVAGTDAHRPDQLFRVYTEVYANPDLNSVLKAIKNGLVKTGDLKGYEFKY; via the coding sequence ATGATAAGAATAGACCTACACGTTCACACAGTTTACTCTGGAGATTCTACAATAAACCCCAAACTATTAGTTGAACTATTAAATGCCAACTCTACGGTAAGAGCTGTAGCCGTCACAGATCATGACACACTTGAAGGCTATAGACGTGTCAAAAAACTTGCCAAAGCCTACGGTGAACTCTTGATAATTCCAGGAATAGAAGTAAGCACTGTTGAAGGACACCTCATCGTTTTAGGAGTTGAAGAAAAGCCTCCTTACCCATTAAGGGCGGAAAGCCTCGTCGATTTTGCAAGGGAGAGAGAAGCCTTGCTTATTGTTCCTCACCCTTATCGGGTTTGTGGATTAGGCGACTTTGCCAAAAACTTAGATGTCGACGCAGTTGAAGTTCTAAACTTTAGGGCTTCACGCTTCGAAAACGAACTCGCCAAAAGGCTTGCACAGGAAATGAACTTACCAGGAGTTGCTGGAACAGACGCCCATAGGCCTGATCAACTTTTTAGGGTCTATACAGAAGTTTATGCAAATCCAGATTTGAATTCTGTTTTGAAGGCTATAAAAAATGGTTTAGTTAAAACTGGAGATTTAAAAGGTTATGAGTTTAAATATTAG